The proteins below come from a single Drosophila teissieri strain GT53w chromosome 3L, Prin_Dtei_1.1, whole genome shotgun sequence genomic window:
- the LOC122616564 gene encoding Golgi apparatus protein 1 isoform X2 has product MLLVLFSVFLMATASTAGGSLNAKDMHSIIDFAECQNLKKLCTHHKSTDNLSMLECALTFSSSQLEELPESCQNALWLQQRQLQLPAWLESTFLPAYCPAERSKLESCLNAVHLWSCLEQQRLKLPQNNACHKHLRRAYESLGQDYSAVDEFYTACGPLVEENKCGRLNIDHLPSVLSQLGTVQCLQESATKTGIEPICQAAINSIELQRGMLELFRVCQEDFSSLCSQEKSGTAAGFKCLVRHKNHPSMSPQCSAQITLRDQQMGRDYRVSHGLAKACKDDIKLYHCRRGVSEDKHVRLAQILLCLESVSKNGTKLAPACLTELIDHRRMLMTDYQLSPELLNDCADDIPKFCPDEHKAQLVNGMTSTGGEIIHCLLEHVKARRQQRRVTAQCQRGLETLIKASDAGEDWRVDPVLRRACKPVVDVACKSVQGGDARVMGCLMEHIGTPVMLPDCEQALLIIEYFVARDFKLDPQLYKHCREDAVKYCRAKRQWDDAQNIQMDPERGPMILPCLHRMAFSEDKHQTLGKDCFKEVKRVMRQRAISMDLIPEVEDYCLNDLSAFCADCTEKGSEMECLQKNMDQLQPDCKTVVVKYTEEEAAHVELNPVIMNVCGEAMQQHCSAILNSGKDNGDMMDCLIAHKNDADLRKDLRCRAAIEHFQIISLKSFHFTTKFKDACRPFVQRFCSSSATKNEVVACLSEVMRNDTIKAQRHQIPKECRHQVKAQLYQQRESIQLDPKLGNACKRELEQFCEEEKEPGQALECLIRKTHSLGKPCHHAIFMVKKSELGDSGTDYTLLTTCKEMIYKFCPSTDSSKLLDCLKTYKDDTQFDQRCHLVVVNRMIEQNTDFRFNPSLQSACGKNIDRFCSNIVASALPNEELNGKVIRCLKDKFRQSALDEPCAQEMTKILQEQALNYKLNPLLQVFCKLEIQELCKANVDSDEHGQLAECLKTAFLQKQIINRECQMEVATLIAEAKADIHVDPILETACTVDLLRYCSKVAVGNGRKLSCLKTLVKDTPNSLEADCREKLLRRIEMFRNADDTLALPPEDVQQLVQQVVASPARKFFLVILMSATGLVFLTGIFLGRATKRAMGLKNK; this is encoded by the exons ATGCTACTCGtcctgttttccgttttcctgATGGCTACGGCCTCAACGGCGGGGGGCTCCCTTAACGCGAAAGACATGCACAGCATTATTGACTTTGCCGAGTGCCAGAATCTTAAGAAGCTCTGCACGCACCACAAGTCCACCGACAACCTGTCTATGCTGGAGTGCGCCCTGACCTTTAGCTCCAGCCAGTTGGAGGAACTCCCGGAGAGCTGCCAGAACGCTCTGTGGCTGCAGCAGcgccagttgcagttgcccgCCTGGTTGGAGAGCACATTCCTGCCAGCCTATTGTCCCGCCGAGCGGTCCAAGCTGGAGAGCTGCCTGAACGCAGTGCACCTGTGGAGCTGCCTGGAGCAGCAGCGATTAAAGCTACCCCAGAACAACGCCTGCCATAAGCACCTTCGAAGGGCCTACGAGTCTTTGGGACAGGACTACAGCGCTGTGGATGAGTTTTACACCGCCTGCGGACCGCTCGTGGAGGAGAACAAGTGCGGCCGGTTGAATATTGACCACCTGCCATCCGTGCTGTCGCAGCTGGGCACGGTACAATGCCTGCAGGAGAGTGCCACCAAGACCGGCATAGAGCCAATTTGCCAGGCAGCCATCAATTCCATTGAGCTACAGCGCGGTATGCTGGAGCTCTTTCGTGTCTGCCAAGAGGATTTTTCGTCCCTGTGTTCGCAG GAAAAGTCCGGCACTGCTGCCGGTTTCAAGTGCCTAGTGCGGCACAAGAACCACCCCTCTATGTCGCCCCAGTGTTCCGCGCAAATAACTTTGAGGGACCAGCAAATGGGCCGCGACTACCGCGTATCTCACGGTCTGGCTAAGGCCTGTAAGGACGACATTAAATTGTACCACTGCCGGCGCGGCGTCTCTGAAGACAAGCACGTGCGGTTGGCTCAGATTCTGCTCTGCCTGGAGTCGGTGTCCAAGAACGGGACAAAACTGGCGCCCGCTTGTCTCACTGAGCTAATAGATCACCGACGCATGCTGATGACCGATTACCAGCTGTCCCCGGAGCTGCTCAACGACTGTGCTGATGATATACCCAAGTTCTGTCCAGACGAGCACAAGGCGCAGTTGGTGAATGGCATGACAAGTACAGGTGGCGAGATCATCCACTGCTTGCTGGAGCACGTCAAGGCTAGACGTCAGCAAAGACGGGTGACGGCACAATGCCAGCGGGGATTGGAGACCCTGATTAAGGCCAGCGATGCTGGCGAGGACTGGCGAGTCGATCCGGTGCTTAGACGCGCGTGCAAACCAGTGGTGGATGTGGCCTGCAAGAGTGTGCAGGGAGGAGACGCACGAGTCATGGGCTGTCTGATGGAGCACATTGGCACCCCAGTTATGCTGCCCGATTGCGAGCAGGCACTGCTTATTATTGAGTATTTCGTGGCTAGAGATTTTAAGTTGGATCCCCAGTTGTACAAGCACTGCCGCGAAGACGCAGTAAAGTACTGCCGTGCTAAGAGACAATGGGATGATGCGCAGAACATACAAATGGATCCAGAAAGGGGACCCATGATCCTGCCCTGCCTACATCGTATGGCCTTCAGCGAGGACAAGCACCAGACTTTGGGGAAGGACTGTTTTAAAGAAGTCAAACGAGTGATGAGACAACGCGCAATATCCATGGACTTGATTCCCGAGGTAGAGGATTACTGCCTGAATGATCTTTCTGCCTTTTGCGCGGACTGCACTGAGAAGGGAAGTGAAATGGAGTGCTTGCAAAAGAACATGGACCAACTGCAGCCGGATTGCAAGACAGTGGTGGTCAAGTATacggaggaggaggcagctCACGTCGAGCTCAACCCCGTCATAATGAACGTCTGCGGCGAAGCGATGCAGCAGCACTGCTCGGCGATCCTCAATAGCGGAAAGGACAATG GCGACATGATGGACTGCCTTATAGCGCACAAAAACGACGCAGATCTGCGCAAGGATCTGCGCTGTCGGGCTGCCATCGAGCACTTCCAGATCATCTCGCTTAAGAGCTTCCACTTCACTACAAAGTTCAAGGACGCGTGCCGTCCGTTTGTCCAGCGCTTCTGCTCCTCGAGTGCAACCAAAAACGAAGTAGTGGCTTGTCTTAGTGAGGTTATGCGCAACGACACAATCAAGGCGCAGCGTCACCAGATCCCCAAGGAGTGCCGCCACCAGGTCAAGGCCCAACTCTACCAGCAGCGCGAGAGCATTCAACTGGACCCCAAGCTGGGTAACGCCTGTAAGCGTGAATTGGAGCAATTTTGCGAGGAGGAAAAGGAGCCCGGTCAG GCTCTGGAGTGCCTTATAAGAAAGACCCATAGTTTAGGAAAGCCATGTCATCATGCGATCTTCATGGTAAAGAAATCAGAGCTGGGCGACAGCGGAACTGACTATACGCTTCTCACCACGTGCAAAGAAATGATCTACAAGTTCTGCCCTAGCACTGATTCGTCAAAACTATTGGACTGCCTCAAGACGTACAAGGATGACACGCAGTTCGACCAGCGGTGTCACCTGGTGGTGGTTAATCGCATGATCGAGCAGAATACGGATTTCCGATTCAATCCCTCACTGCAAAGCGCCTGCGGAAAGAACATTGATAGGTTTTGCTCCAACATTGTGGCTAGCGCCTTGCCTAATGAGGAACTAAACGGAAAG GTGATTCGATGTCTAAAAGACAAGTTCCGTCAATCTGCGCTGGACGAACCATGTGCGCAGGAGATGACCAAGATCCTGCAGGAGCAGGCTCTGAACTACAAGTTGAATCCTCTGCTGCAGGTATTCTGCAAGTTGGAGATCCAGGAACTGTGCAAGGCAAATGTGGACTCCGACGAGCACGGCCAGCTGGCGGAGTGCTTGAAGACGGCATTCCTGCAGAAGCAGATTATAAACCGGGAGTGCCAGATGGAGGTGGCCACTCTGATCGCCGAAGCCAAGGCAGACATTCACGTTGATCCTATTCTCGAAACGGCGTGTACGGTCGATCTGCTGAGATACTGTTCCAAAGTTGCAGTTGGCAATGGACGCA AACTTAGTTGCCTCAAAACGCTGGTGAAGGATACGCCAAACTCGCTGGAAGCGGACTGCCGAGAAAAGCTGCTGCGACGCATCGAGATGTTCAGGAACGCAGACGACACGTTGGCGCTGCCACCCGAGGATGTGCAGCAGCTGGTCCAACAGGTCGTCGCCTCGCCTGCGCGGAAATTCTTCCTTGTGATACTAATGAGCGCCACGGGCCTAGTATTCCTCACTGGCATCTTCCTGGGAAGGGCCACCAAACGTGCAATGGGCTTgaagaataaataa
- the LOC122616564 gene encoding Golgi apparatus protein 1 isoform X1, with the protein MLLVLFSVFLMATASTAGGSLNAKDMHSIIDFAECQNLKKLCTHHKSTDNLSMLECALTFSSSQLEELPESCQNALWLQQRQLQLPAWLESTFLPAYCPAERSKLESCLNAVHLWSCLEQQRLKLPQNNACHKHLRRAYESLGQDYSAVDEFYTACGPLVEENKCGRLNIDHLPSVLSQLGTVQCLQESATKTGIEPICQAAINSIELQRGMLELFRVCQEDFSSLCSQEKSGTAAGFKCLVRHKNHPSMSPQCSAQITLRDQQMGRDYRVSHGLAKACKDDIKLYHCRRGVSEDKHVRLAQILLCLESVSKNGTKLAPACLTELIDHRRMLMTDYQLSPELLNDCADDIPKFCPDEHKAQLVNGMTSTGGEIIHCLLEHVKARRQQRRVTAQCQRGLETLIKASDAGEDWRVDPVLRRACKPVVDVACKSVQGGDARVMGCLMEHIGTPVMLPDCEQALLIIEYFVARDFKLDPQLYKHCREDAVKYCRAKRQWDDAQNIQMDPERGPMILPCLHRMAFSEDKHQTLGKDCFKEVKRVMRQRAISMDLIPEVEDYCLNDLSAFCADCTEKGSEMECLQKNMDQLQPDCKTVVVKYTEEEAAHVELNPVIMNVCGEAMQQHCSAILNSGKDNGDMMDCLIAHKNDADLRKDLRCRAAIEHFQIISLKSFHFTTKFKDACRPFVQRFCSSSATKNEVVACLSEVMRNDTIKAQRHQIPKECRHQVKAQLYQQRESIQLDPKLGNACKRELEQFCEEEKEPGQVNEKALECLIRKTHSLGKPCHHAIFMVKKSELGDSGTDYTLLTTCKEMIYKFCPSTDSSKLLDCLKTYKDDTQFDQRCHLVVVNRMIEQNTDFRFNPSLQSACGKNIDRFCSNIVASALPNEELNGKVIRCLKDKFRQSALDEPCAQEMTKILQEQALNYKLNPLLQVFCKLEIQELCKANVDSDEHGQLAECLKTAFLQKQIINRECQMEVATLIAEAKADIHVDPILETACTVDLLRYCSKVAVGNGRKLSCLKTLVKDTPNSLEADCREKLLRRIEMFRNADDTLALPPEDVQQLVQQVVASPARKFFLVILMSATGLVFLTGIFLGRATKRAMGLKNK; encoded by the exons ATGCTACTCGtcctgttttccgttttcctgATGGCTACGGCCTCAACGGCGGGGGGCTCCCTTAACGCGAAAGACATGCACAGCATTATTGACTTTGCCGAGTGCCAGAATCTTAAGAAGCTCTGCACGCACCACAAGTCCACCGACAACCTGTCTATGCTGGAGTGCGCCCTGACCTTTAGCTCCAGCCAGTTGGAGGAACTCCCGGAGAGCTGCCAGAACGCTCTGTGGCTGCAGCAGcgccagttgcagttgcccgCCTGGTTGGAGAGCACATTCCTGCCAGCCTATTGTCCCGCCGAGCGGTCCAAGCTGGAGAGCTGCCTGAACGCAGTGCACCTGTGGAGCTGCCTGGAGCAGCAGCGATTAAAGCTACCCCAGAACAACGCCTGCCATAAGCACCTTCGAAGGGCCTACGAGTCTTTGGGACAGGACTACAGCGCTGTGGATGAGTTTTACACCGCCTGCGGACCGCTCGTGGAGGAGAACAAGTGCGGCCGGTTGAATATTGACCACCTGCCATCCGTGCTGTCGCAGCTGGGCACGGTACAATGCCTGCAGGAGAGTGCCACCAAGACCGGCATAGAGCCAATTTGCCAGGCAGCCATCAATTCCATTGAGCTACAGCGCGGTATGCTGGAGCTCTTTCGTGTCTGCCAAGAGGATTTTTCGTCCCTGTGTTCGCAG GAAAAGTCCGGCACTGCTGCCGGTTTCAAGTGCCTAGTGCGGCACAAGAACCACCCCTCTATGTCGCCCCAGTGTTCCGCGCAAATAACTTTGAGGGACCAGCAAATGGGCCGCGACTACCGCGTATCTCACGGTCTGGCTAAGGCCTGTAAGGACGACATTAAATTGTACCACTGCCGGCGCGGCGTCTCTGAAGACAAGCACGTGCGGTTGGCTCAGATTCTGCTCTGCCTGGAGTCGGTGTCCAAGAACGGGACAAAACTGGCGCCCGCTTGTCTCACTGAGCTAATAGATCACCGACGCATGCTGATGACCGATTACCAGCTGTCCCCGGAGCTGCTCAACGACTGTGCTGATGATATACCCAAGTTCTGTCCAGACGAGCACAAGGCGCAGTTGGTGAATGGCATGACAAGTACAGGTGGCGAGATCATCCACTGCTTGCTGGAGCACGTCAAGGCTAGACGTCAGCAAAGACGGGTGACGGCACAATGCCAGCGGGGATTGGAGACCCTGATTAAGGCCAGCGATGCTGGCGAGGACTGGCGAGTCGATCCGGTGCTTAGACGCGCGTGCAAACCAGTGGTGGATGTGGCCTGCAAGAGTGTGCAGGGAGGAGACGCACGAGTCATGGGCTGTCTGATGGAGCACATTGGCACCCCAGTTATGCTGCCCGATTGCGAGCAGGCACTGCTTATTATTGAGTATTTCGTGGCTAGAGATTTTAAGTTGGATCCCCAGTTGTACAAGCACTGCCGCGAAGACGCAGTAAAGTACTGCCGTGCTAAGAGACAATGGGATGATGCGCAGAACATACAAATGGATCCAGAAAGGGGACCCATGATCCTGCCCTGCCTACATCGTATGGCCTTCAGCGAGGACAAGCACCAGACTTTGGGGAAGGACTGTTTTAAAGAAGTCAAACGAGTGATGAGACAACGCGCAATATCCATGGACTTGATTCCCGAGGTAGAGGATTACTGCCTGAATGATCTTTCTGCCTTTTGCGCGGACTGCACTGAGAAGGGAAGTGAAATGGAGTGCTTGCAAAAGAACATGGACCAACTGCAGCCGGATTGCAAGACAGTGGTGGTCAAGTATacggaggaggaggcagctCACGTCGAGCTCAACCCCGTCATAATGAACGTCTGCGGCGAAGCGATGCAGCAGCACTGCTCGGCGATCCTCAATAGCGGAAAGGACAATG GCGACATGATGGACTGCCTTATAGCGCACAAAAACGACGCAGATCTGCGCAAGGATCTGCGCTGTCGGGCTGCCATCGAGCACTTCCAGATCATCTCGCTTAAGAGCTTCCACTTCACTACAAAGTTCAAGGACGCGTGCCGTCCGTTTGTCCAGCGCTTCTGCTCCTCGAGTGCAACCAAAAACGAAGTAGTGGCTTGTCTTAGTGAGGTTATGCGCAACGACACAATCAAGGCGCAGCGTCACCAGATCCCCAAGGAGTGCCGCCACCAGGTCAAGGCCCAACTCTACCAGCAGCGCGAGAGCATTCAACTGGACCCCAAGCTGGGTAACGCCTGTAAGCGTGAATTGGAGCAATTTTGCGAGGAGGAAAAGGAGCCCGGTCAGGTGAATGAAAAA GCTCTGGAGTGCCTTATAAGAAAGACCCATAGTTTAGGAAAGCCATGTCATCATGCGATCTTCATGGTAAAGAAATCAGAGCTGGGCGACAGCGGAACTGACTATACGCTTCTCACCACGTGCAAAGAAATGATCTACAAGTTCTGCCCTAGCACTGATTCGTCAAAACTATTGGACTGCCTCAAGACGTACAAGGATGACACGCAGTTCGACCAGCGGTGTCACCTGGTGGTGGTTAATCGCATGATCGAGCAGAATACGGATTTCCGATTCAATCCCTCACTGCAAAGCGCCTGCGGAAAGAACATTGATAGGTTTTGCTCCAACATTGTGGCTAGCGCCTTGCCTAATGAGGAACTAAACGGAAAG GTGATTCGATGTCTAAAAGACAAGTTCCGTCAATCTGCGCTGGACGAACCATGTGCGCAGGAGATGACCAAGATCCTGCAGGAGCAGGCTCTGAACTACAAGTTGAATCCTCTGCTGCAGGTATTCTGCAAGTTGGAGATCCAGGAACTGTGCAAGGCAAATGTGGACTCCGACGAGCACGGCCAGCTGGCGGAGTGCTTGAAGACGGCATTCCTGCAGAAGCAGATTATAAACCGGGAGTGCCAGATGGAGGTGGCCACTCTGATCGCCGAAGCCAAGGCAGACATTCACGTTGATCCTATTCTCGAAACGGCGTGTACGGTCGATCTGCTGAGATACTGTTCCAAAGTTGCAGTTGGCAATGGACGCA AACTTAGTTGCCTCAAAACGCTGGTGAAGGATACGCCAAACTCGCTGGAAGCGGACTGCCGAGAAAAGCTGCTGCGACGCATCGAGATGTTCAGGAACGCAGACGACACGTTGGCGCTGCCACCCGAGGATGTGCAGCAGCTGGTCCAACAGGTCGTCGCCTCGCCTGCGCGGAAATTCTTCCTTGTGATACTAATGAGCGCCACGGGCCTAGTATTCCTCACTGGCATCTTCCTGGGAAGGGCCACCAAACGTGCAATGGGCTTgaagaataaataa
- the LOC122616565 gene encoding juvenile hormone esterase, with the protein MRRRGVFVMLTLCGVLTAGLTAFLVIFLTGGQGADASETATVTVELANGQGAILGNHAYTAWTDQAFMQFRGIPFAEPPKGELRFRPPVARSQWTDTFNALNFGQRCPVITNLDSQKSDAELEDCLNLSVYTKNISASQPVMFYIYGGGFYNGSSEDHPPNYLLEKDIVLVVPQYRVGALGWLSTYTEELPGNAPIADILMALDWVQMHISSFGGDPQKVTIFGQSAGAGIASSLLLSPKTGDSMFKRAIVQSGSIFASWAINKDPEAQSQRICVQLGCSSCEQHDQLAKCLQKAKVIDILKATTSESFSPVVGDLHGILPQHPSELVKSFRRQIPILTGFTQHDGSFVLASYYDSLAVKVSNVSSLSVRQFFQGINDLVNDTSGLTDNIFNRLLFNPYMLNSHNHNAAVPSYFDLTTNIFMKSPVITLATKIYTQQLAAPVYVYSFEYEGKYTRFGYEFGNSHYPFNGGVHHSNDNIYLFATHSLEGQDTQMSEKMVDVWTSFAIEGVPSNLSPLSSASGPYNKLNLEVTKGEDLLDTLTAAIDDPDNERLQREDMEF; encoded by the exons ATGCGTAGACGCGGCGTATTCGTGATGCTGACGCTGTGCGGGGTTCTAACCGCTGGGCTAACCGCCTTTCTTGTGATATTCCTCACCGGTGGCCAGGGTGCCGATGCATCTGAAACAGCTACGGTGACAGTGGAACTAGCCAATGGTCAGGGGGCGATTCTTGGGAATCATGCTTACACAGCCTGGACTGATCAGGCATTTATGCAGTTTCGTGGCATCCCCTTTGCCGAACCGCCAAAGGGCGAGCTGCGCTTTCGG CCACCTGTGGCGCGCTCGCAATGGACAGACACCTTCAATGCTCTGAACTTTGGACAGCGCTGCCCCGTGATAACAAACCTAGATAGCCAGAAGTCTGATGCGGAACTTGAAGATTGCCTCAATCTGTCGGTATACACTAAAAAT ATTTCTGCTAGCCAGCCTGTCATGTTTTACATCTATGGCGGCGGCTTCTACAATGGCTCCTCCGAGGATCACCCACCGAACTACCTTCTTGAGAAGGATATTGTCCTAGTTGTACCTCAGTACCGAGTGGGGGCCCTCGGCTGGTTATCGACTTATACGGAAGAGCTGCCCGGCAATGCGCCCATAGCGGATATCCTAATGGCCCTCGATTGGGTGCAAATGCACATAAGTAGCTTTGGCGGTGACCCTCAAAAGGTGACCATTTTTGGTCAGAGTGCCGGCGCTGGAATAGCCAGTTCCTTGCTGCTGAGTCCCAAAACTGGCGACAGCATGTTCAAGAGAGCAATCGTGCAGTCAGGTTCTATTTTTGCCAGCTGGGCAATCAATAAGGATCCGGAGGCCCAATCTCAACGTATCTGTGTTCAGCTGGGATGTTCTAGTTGCGAGCAGCACGATCAGCTCGCGAAGTGCTTGCAAAAAGCGAAAGTTATAGACATTCTAAAGGCGACGACATCAGAATCTTTTTCACCGGTTGTTGGAGACTTACATGGCATCCTACCGCAACATCCCAGTGAACTGGTAAAAAGTTTCCGCAGACAGATTCCTATTCTGACAGGATTTACTCAACACGACGGTTCCTTCGTGCTAGCAA GCTATTATGATTCGCTCGCTGTAAAGGTGTCCAATGTGAGTTCATTGAGTGTCCGTCAGTTTTTCCAGGGTATCAATGATCTTGTTAATGACACGTCGGGACTCACGGATAACATATTTAATCGGTTGCTCTTTAACCCTTATATGCTAAACAGTCATAATCACAATGCAGCAGTTCCATCATACTTCGAT CTCACTACAAACATCTTTATGAAGTCCCCAGTGATAACTCTGGCTACCAAAATTTACACCCAACAACTGGCCGCGCCAGTTTATGTCTACAGTTTTGAGTACGAAGGCAAATACACTCGATTTGGATATGAGTTCGGCAACTCGCACTATCCCTTCAATGGAGGAGTGCATCATTCCAACGACAACATATACCTCTTCGCCACCCATTCTCTGGAGGGACAGGACACTCAGATGTCAGAAAAAATGGTCGATGTGTGGACATCGTTTGCCATCGAAGGTGTTCCTAGTAATCTTAGTCCGCTGAGCAGCGCAAGTGGGCCGTATAACAAACTAAATTTGGAGGTAACTAAGGGCGAAGATTTATTGGATACTTTAACTGCCGCAATTGACGATCCTGACAATGAAAGACTACAGCGGGAAGACATGGAGTTTTAA